A window of the Pseudoalteromonas sp. A25 genome harbors these coding sequences:
- a CDS encoding CZB domain-containing protein: protein MDLINFRVGQKTISLKILDILLTERYEGNLTSLPNGNPSFLGVKDYMGTPTPIFDLSIILNNQSSYEINTALVELLRSKEEEHKSWLHALERSVMKGDAFDKARDPKQCAFGQWLDNFKTENEDLKAILHRFEEPHNRLHSLADKLLLLCEQDKQQEAIVMLEKERSTTYVKLMRLFESAREQISLDHKPIIVFTTQDGQKPHIGLLVDQVEDNMHCEEEEIKSLSEITNIGFEIDPQTRKMMQGLIKRGDTHTVLIDPSAIFRPEHLQGYEPEETESYGLF from the coding sequence ATGGATTTAATCAACTTTCGAGTCGGACAAAAAACCATTTCACTGAAAATTTTGGACATTCTGCTTACAGAGCGCTATGAGGGAAACCTAACATCTTTACCCAACGGTAACCCCAGTTTTTTAGGTGTAAAAGATTATATGGGCACCCCAACACCCATTTTTGATCTAAGTATTATCTTAAACAATCAATCATCTTACGAAATAAATACCGCATTGGTAGAGCTTTTACGTAGCAAAGAAGAAGAACACAAAAGCTGGTTACATGCGCTAGAGAGAAGTGTGATGAAAGGTGATGCTTTTGATAAAGCAAGAGACCCAAAACAATGTGCATTTGGACAGTGGCTTGATAATTTTAAAACTGAAAATGAAGATTTGAAAGCCATACTACATCGCTTTGAAGAGCCGCATAATCGCCTACATTCACTGGCAGACAAATTGCTTTTATTATGCGAGCAAGATAAGCAACAAGAAGCCATTGTAATGCTGGAAAAAGAGCGCTCAACAACCTATGTCAAACTAATGCGCTTGTTTGAGTCTGCAAGAGAGCAAATTAGCCTAGACCATAAGCCAATCATTGTATTTACTACACAAGATGGACAAAAGCCTCACATCGGCCTGTTAGTGGATCAAGTTGAAGACAACATGCATTGTGAAGAAGAAGAAATTAAATCTCTCAGTGAAATTACCAACATTGGTTTTGAAATAGACCCACAAACCAGAAAAATGATGCAAGGATTAATTAAGCGCGGAGATACGCATACGGTGTTAATTGATCCGAGTGCGATATTTAGACCCGAACATTTGCAAGGTTATGAGCCAGAAGAAACCGAAAGCTACGGCTTGTTTTAA
- the glnA gene encoding glutamate--ammonia ligase yields the protein MSQSVLDFIKENDVKFVDLRFTDTKGKEQHVSIPHHQADEDFFEDGKMFDGSSIAGWKGINESDMVLMPDAASAKLDPFAEETTMIVRCDVVEPNTHQGYERDPRSVAKRAEEYMRSTGIADTVLFGPEPEFFLFDDVKFKTDMSGSMYKIDAQEASWNSDRDYEGGNTGHRPGVKGGYFPVAPVDSSQDWRSATCLVLEELGQVVEAHHHEVATAGQNEIATRFNTMVLKADEIQEMKYVIHNMAHLYGKTATFMPKPIVGDNGSGMHCHQSLAKDGKNIFAGDKYGGLSEEALYYIGGIIKHAKAINAFANASTNSYKRLVPGFEAPVMLAYSARNRSASIRIPVVPSEKARRIEVRFPDPTANPYLAFSAMLMAGLDGIKNKIHPGDAMDKDLYDLPAEEAAEIPTVASSLDEALACLDADREFLTQGGVFTDDLIDAYIKLKSQEVEKLNMTTHPVEFEMYYSV from the coding sequence ATGTCACAATCGGTTTTAGATTTTATCAAAGAAAATGACGTTAAATTCGTAGATTTACGTTTTACAGATACCAAAGGTAAAGAGCAGCACGTTTCTATTCCTCATCATCAAGCCGATGAAGACTTCTTCGAAGACGGTAAAATGTTTGATGGCTCTTCAATTGCTGGTTGGAAAGGCATTAACGAATCTGACATGGTATTAATGCCAGACGCTGCATCAGCAAAGCTTGACCCATTCGCTGAAGAAACAACCATGATCGTTCGTTGTGACGTTGTTGAGCCAAACACTCACCAAGGCTATGAGCGCGACCCTCGCTCTGTTGCTAAACGTGCTGAAGAATATATGCGCTCAACGGGCATCGCTGACACCGTATTGTTTGGTCCAGAGCCTGAATTCTTCCTATTTGATGATGTTAAGTTCAAAACTGACATGTCTGGCTCTATGTACAAAATTGATGCACAAGAAGCATCTTGGAACTCAGATAGAGACTATGAAGGTGGTAACACTGGTCACCGTCCTGGCGTTAAAGGTGGTTACTTTCCAGTTGCCCCCGTTGATTCATCACAAGACTGGCGTTCTGCGACCTGTTTAGTACTTGAAGAGCTTGGTCAAGTTGTTGAAGCACACCACCACGAAGTGGCAACGGCGGGTCAAAACGAAATCGCTACGCGCTTTAATACCATGGTATTAAAAGCAGACGAAATTCAAGAAATGAAATACGTTATTCACAACATGGCGCACCTTTACGGTAAAACGGCAACTTTCATGCCTAAGCCAATCGTGGGTGATAACGGTTCTGGTATGCACTGTCACCAGTCTTTAGCTAAAGATGGCAAAAACATCTTCGCAGGCGACAAGTACGGCGGCCTTTCTGAAGAAGCGCTTTACTACATCGGTGGTATCATCAAGCATGCTAAAGCAATCAATGCATTTGCTAACGCGTCAACTAACTCATACAAGCGTTTAGTACCAGGCTTTGAAGCCCCTGTTATGCTTGCATACTCTGCACGTAACCGTTCAGCTTCTATTCGTATTCCTGTAGTACCTTCAGAGAAAGCTCGTCGTATCGAAGTGCGCTTCCCTGATCCAACAGCAAACCCATACCTTGCATTCTCAGCAATGTTAATGGCTGGCCTTGACGGTATCAAAAACAAGATCCACCCTGGCGATGCGATGGACAAAGATTTATACGACTTACCAGCTGAAGAAGCTGCTGAGATCCCAACTGTTGCGTCTTCACTAGACGAAGCATTGGCATGTCTTGACGCAGACCGTGAGTTCTTAACTCAAGGCGGCGTATTCACTGACGACTTAATCGATGCTTACATTAAGCTTAAGTCTCAAGAAGTGGAAAAACTGAACATGACAACTCACCCTGTTGAGTTTGAAATGTACTACAGCGTTTAA
- the typA gene encoding translational GTPase TypA translates to MSIEKLRNIAIIAHVDHGKTTLVDKLLEQSGTLETRGGNEERVMDSNDIEKERGITILAKNTAIEWNDYHINIVDTPGHADFGGEVERVLSMVDSVLLLVDAQEGPMPQTRFVTQKAFALGLKPIVVINKIDKPGARPDWVMDQVFDLFDNLGATDDQLDFQVIYASAINGWATLDLDEPSDNMQPMFEAIVEQVAAPDADPDGGFQMQISQLDYNSYIGVIGVGRIKRGTVKVNQQVTVVGADGKTRNGKVGQVLTYLGLDRHEAQQAQAGDIIAITGLGELKISDTICDVNTVEALPALSVDEPTVTMTFSVNTSPFAGQEGKFVTSRNILERLQNELVHNVALRVEETDNPDSFRVSGRGELHLGILIENMRREGYELAVSRPEVILRDVDGQLEEPFETVTVDVQEEHQGSIMEQLGLRKAEMTDMAPDGKGRVRLDFMMPSRGLIGFQTDFMTLTSGSGLMYHTFDHYGPHKGGSIGKRKNGVLIANATGKALTNALFNLQERGKLFIGHGVEVYEGMVIGIHSRDNDLTVNALKGKQLTNVRASGTDEAQTLVPPIKMSLEQALEFIDDDELVEVTPENIRIRKKLLTESERKRASRQAKD, encoded by the coding sequence ATGAGCATTGAAAAATTACGTAATATCGCGATTATCGCCCACGTAGACCACGGTAAAACAACCCTAGTTGATAAGTTGCTTGAGCAATCAGGTACGCTAGAGACACGCGGCGGTAACGAAGAGCGTGTAATGGATTCAAACGATATCGAAAAAGAGCGCGGTATCACCATCCTAGCTAAAAACACCGCGATTGAGTGGAACGATTACCACATTAACATCGTAGACACTCCGGGACACGCTGACTTCGGTGGTGAAGTAGAACGTGTTCTTTCAATGGTTGACTCAGTATTGCTACTGGTTGATGCACAAGAAGGCCCTATGCCACAAACGCGTTTCGTAACGCAAAAGGCATTCGCGTTAGGTCTTAAGCCTATTGTTGTTATCAACAAAATTGATAAGCCAGGTGCACGCCCTGATTGGGTTATGGATCAGGTATTTGACCTATTTGATAACTTAGGTGCAACGGATGATCAATTGGACTTCCAAGTGATTTACGCATCTGCTATCAATGGTTGGGCCACGCTTGACCTAGACGAGCCTTCAGACAATATGCAACCAATGTTTGAAGCGATTGTTGAGCAAGTAGCTGCGCCAGATGCCGATCCTGATGGTGGCTTCCAGATGCAGATTTCGCAACTTGACTATAACTCTTACATTGGTGTTATTGGTGTAGGCCGTATCAAGCGCGGTACTGTTAAAGTAAACCAACAGGTAACTGTGGTAGGCGCTGATGGTAAAACACGTAACGGTAAAGTAGGTCAGGTATTAACATATCTTGGTCTAGACCGTCACGAAGCACAGCAAGCACAGGCTGGCGACATCATCGCTATTACTGGTTTAGGTGAGCTGAAAATTTCAGACACAATTTGTGATGTGAATACGGTTGAAGCATTGCCAGCATTGTCTGTTGACGAACCAACAGTAACCATGACGTTCTCTGTGAACACTTCACCATTTGCAGGTCAAGAAGGTAAATTCGTGACTTCACGTAATATTCTTGAGCGTTTGCAAAATGAGCTAGTACACAACGTTGCACTTCGTGTTGAAGAGACGGATAACCCTGATAGCTTCCGCGTATCTGGTCGTGGTGAATTGCACTTAGGTATTTTGATCGAAAACATGCGTCGTGAAGGCTATGAATTGGCAGTTTCACGTCCTGAAGTAATTTTACGTGACGTTGATGGTCAATTAGAAGAACCATTCGAGACAGTAACGGTTGACGTACAAGAAGAGCACCAAGGTTCTATCATGGAACAGCTTGGTCTGCGTAAAGCTGAAATGACGGATATGGCCCCTGATGGTAAAGGCCGTGTACGTTTAGACTTCATGATGCCTAGCCGTGGTTTAATTGGTTTCCAAACTGATTTCATGACGTTGACTTCAGGTTCTGGCTTGATGTATCACACTTTTGATCATTACGGTCCTCATAAAGGTGGCTCAATCGGTAAACGTAAGAATGGTGTATTGATCGCCAATGCAACGGGTAAGGCACTGACTAACGCACTATTTAACCTACAAGAACGTGGTAAACTTTTCATCGGTCACGGTGTAGAAGTCTACGAAGGTATGGTTATTGGTATTCATAGCCGTGATAACGACCTAACGGTAAACGCTTTGAAAGGTAAGCAGTTAACAAACGTACGTGCATCAGGTACAGATGAAGCACAAACACTTGTGCCGCCTATTAAAATGTCACTTGAGCAAGCACTTGAATTCATTGATGATGATGAACTAGTTGAAGTAACTCCTGAGAATATCCGTATTCGTAAGAAGTTACTAACTGAAAGTGAGCGTAAGCGCGCAAGTCGTCAAGCAAAAGACTAA
- a CDS encoding GNAT family N-acetyltransferase gives MPVCKASSLAPLFDELAHNQHRQLFLLCGEHDWAIEQAQRLFTPSTSDCLALSKHPKLACACWPEHLHQILGQEFKLALYDGYAGIEPNKLAALSGTVKAGGLLILILPELSDLSHWQDPSLAMWCSYGFSAQQSPFLQRWQALLATLDTSILSQRDGLSLSLKGYASQKHIDFSEQRNTLAQLKRQLESKKSQPILLSADRGRGKSAVLGMLAAAMHEQTFVICALQYRAVKNSFKHLAEQLDITYQGNEKQVANLRFMPPDQLLTTPLSDQILLIDEAAAIPVPVLIALVKKAKRCVFSSTIIGYEGNGRGYTLRFKRYLSQHYPNFLSLQMRQPIRYQLHDPLEAHINQLFALDCQYPTPQALGELTYSRLTVKELALNEPLLHQAFSLLVLAHYQTTVNDLRQLLDSPSQAIFVIRNSQQLLGLSLVNLEGQIGHELHNDIAQGKRRPKGHLLPQQLFASQGDSQFLNTKIARIVRIAIAPNVHNQGLGTQLLNYVEQQLAQSVDYFGSSFGATQKLLNFWQKSGYKVVRLGYKQDKASGEYAAMVIKSTSKNDSHLDRLCQHFRMNFTYQLSNLYQQLPWQLVKCILVSMPNQHIPKHIEVQLDYMVNKNTMLEQDSATVWQILLACPTLLNGLSDSSQQLGIRLLLQNNTKELLKAELPSSTNKVFAAAFKALVHEIHEQLQLLH, from the coding sequence ATGCCCGTTTGCAAAGCCTCTAGCTTAGCGCCATTATTTGATGAGTTAGCTCATAACCAACATCGTCAACTTTTTTTACTGTGCGGCGAACATGACTGGGCCATTGAACAAGCTCAACGTTTGTTTACACCATCAACATCAGACTGCTTAGCGCTATCGAAGCATCCAAAGTTGGCCTGTGCATGCTGGCCCGAACACCTACACCAGATCCTTGGCCAAGAGTTTAAACTGGCTCTTTATGATGGATATGCTGGCATCGAACCAAATAAGCTGGCCGCGCTCAGTGGCACGGTTAAAGCGGGCGGACTTTTAATATTAATCCTTCCTGAGCTTAGTGACTTATCCCACTGGCAAGATCCGAGCCTTGCCATGTGGTGCTCTTATGGTTTTTCTGCGCAACAGAGTCCATTTTTGCAGCGTTGGCAAGCATTGCTCGCAACGCTAGATACCTCAATTCTCTCTCAGCGCGATGGCTTATCCTTGTCTTTGAAGGGATACGCTTCACAAAAACACATCGACTTTAGCGAGCAGCGCAATACGCTTGCCCAGCTTAAGAGGCAGCTAGAAAGCAAGAAGTCACAGCCCATTTTACTCAGTGCCGACCGTGGGCGCGGAAAATCGGCAGTTCTTGGTATGTTAGCAGCAGCAATGCATGAACAAACTTTCGTTATTTGTGCTTTGCAATACAGGGCGGTAAAAAACAGCTTTAAGCATCTAGCCGAACAGCTAGATATCACATATCAAGGCAATGAAAAACAAGTGGCCAATTTGCGTTTTATGCCACCCGATCAACTCTTAACAACGCCGTTAAGCGACCAGATATTACTTATCGACGAAGCCGCAGCGATCCCCGTCCCCGTGCTAATTGCACTAGTAAAAAAGGCAAAACGTTGCGTTTTTTCCAGTACTATCATTGGCTATGAGGGAAATGGACGGGGCTATACCCTTAGATTTAAACGCTATCTGTCTCAGCACTACCCTAACTTTCTATCGTTACAAATGCGTCAGCCGATCCGTTATCAGCTGCATGACCCACTAGAAGCACATATAAACCAATTATTTGCTTTAGATTGTCAATATCCAACCCCACAAGCGCTTGGCGAGTTAACTTATTCACGCCTTACGGTGAAAGAGCTAGCGCTCAATGAACCTTTGTTACATCAGGCTTTTTCGCTTCTCGTACTCGCGCATTATCAAACTACGGTAAACGATCTGCGGCAACTACTCGATAGTCCTTCACAAGCTATTTTCGTGATCAGAAACTCGCAACAACTGTTAGGTCTTAGCCTTGTTAATCTTGAAGGGCAGATTGGACATGAGCTACATAACGATATTGCCCAAGGCAAGCGCCGCCCAAAAGGGCACTTACTGCCTCAGCAACTGTTTGCATCGCAAGGTGACTCACAATTTTTAAACACGAAAATCGCCCGTATAGTGCGCATTGCGATTGCCCCAAATGTGCATAATCAAGGCCTAGGCACACAACTACTCAACTATGTAGAACAGCAGTTGGCTCAATCGGTAGATTATTTTGGCAGTAGTTTTGGCGCAACGCAAAAGTTACTTAATTTTTGGCAAAAGAGTGGCTACAAAGTGGTTCGGCTGGGGTATAAACAAGATAAAGCCAGTGGTGAATATGCCGCAATGGTAATAAAAAGTACGAGCAAAAACGACTCTCACCTTGATAGGCTTTGCCAACATTTTAGGATGAACTTTACCTATCAGCTAAGCAACCTCTACCAGCAACTACCTTGGCAATTAGTAAAATGTATTCTCGTTAGCATGCCAAACCAACACATCCCCAAGCATATAGAAGTGCAGTTAGACTATATGGTGAACAAAAATACGATGCTGGAGCAAGATAGTGCAACAGTATGGCAAATATTGCTTGCTTGTCCGACATTATTAAATGGATTATCAGACAGTTCACAGCAATTAGGTATTAGGCTATTATTACAAAATAATACTAAAGAGCTGCTTAAAGCAGAGTTACCTTCAAGCACCAATAAAGTGTTTGCTGCAGCCTTCAAAGCCCTGGTACATGAAATACATGAACAGCTTCAACTGCTACATTAA
- a CDS encoding DUF4124 domain-containing protein: MRRILLVSCLVLTFCAMASQPKVYRWKDENGNWVFSDVPRQGSERVNLNKPISIPTADTSVLSTTKEKKAIAYEVKISSPGSEQTLRENTGTVYVTGQVKPVFSKGLTVQLSLDGKIVSDRQTNTTFALKNVDRGEHKLIMYLFDEHGARIATSPASTFYLHRANRINP; encoded by the coding sequence ATGAGACGTATTTTGTTGGTATCATGCCTTGTACTAACTTTTTGCGCCATGGCTTCGCAGCCAAAAGTTTACCGATGGAAAGATGAAAACGGTAACTGGGTATTTTCAGATGTGCCCCGTCAAGGCTCAGAGCGAGTCAACCTCAATAAGCCCATCAGTATACCCACAGCAGATACATCCGTCTTAAGCACCACAAAAGAAAAAAAAGCGATAGCATACGAAGTTAAAATATCCTCCCCTGGGAGCGAGCAAACACTCAGAGAAAACACAGGTACCGTGTATGTGACTGGTCAAGTAAAGCCTGTATTTAGCAAAGGTCTCACCGTACAATTATCTTTAGATGGCAAAATTGTCAGTGATAGACAAACCAACACCACCTTTGCACTGAAAAATGTTGATCGAGGCGAGCATAAACTCATTATGTATTTATTCGACGAGCACGGCGCAAGAATTGCAACTAGTCCCGCAAGTACATTTTATTTACACCGAGCAAACCGCATTAATCCATAG
- a CDS encoding ABC transporter substrate-binding protein — protein MKYMNSFNCYIKLFFAAALSLLSVNGYADQQPIKLGMSIALSGPAQEIGKQLRDGALLHFETINQQGGIVGRAIDLQIRDDGYEPNRTVLNTRQFIYEKKVDALFGYMGTPTTAAIRPLLEHSKTPLLMPFTGADFLHKAANYRVFNLRASYQDEANEHVTYLINEKKNHQIALLIQADEFGITVEKSLTIALAKKSLKPSTIARFRRNTNDVHKAYEQIRNSNATAVIMIGTYDPLATFVKLADDVEEKLEFTSVSFVSSKELFARVNSKHPIMVTEVVPNPLLCQAMLCKTFRRMVKLKPHLKVDHILFEGYLNALVFTRAAAQCKESYSVQCLLDKLPWVLEHDRDLKMLFKLSKQQKKLPVYRSYSP, from the coding sequence ATGAAATACATGAACAGCTTCAACTGCTACATTAAACTATTTTTTGCTGCCGCACTCTCTCTATTGAGTGTAAATGGATATGCAGATCAGCAACCAATAAAACTAGGTATGTCAATTGCGTTAAGCGGGCCAGCTCAGGAAATAGGTAAGCAACTACGCGACGGTGCATTATTGCATTTTGAAACCATCAATCAACAAGGTGGCATTGTAGGGCGAGCCATTGATCTACAGATTCGCGATGATGGGTATGAGCCAAACCGTACAGTACTCAACACTCGGCAATTCATTTACGAAAAAAAGGTTGATGCTCTTTTTGGCTACATGGGCACCCCCACCACTGCGGCAATACGCCCACTACTGGAACACAGTAAAACGCCTTTGCTTATGCCATTTACTGGGGCTGACTTTTTGCATAAAGCCGCTAACTATCGAGTTTTTAACTTAAGAGCGAGTTATCAAGATGAAGCAAACGAGCATGTTACCTATTTAATTAACGAGAAAAAAAATCACCAAATCGCACTGCTTATTCAGGCTGATGAGTTTGGCATCACGGTAGAGAAAAGTTTAACAATCGCACTTGCCAAAAAAAGCTTAAAGCCTAGTACCATTGCGCGCTTTAGACGTAATACAAACGATGTGCATAAAGCCTACGAGCAGATACGCAATAGTAATGCCACAGCCGTTATCATGATTGGCACCTACGACCCCTTAGCAACGTTTGTTAAATTGGCGGATGACGTGGAAGAAAAGCTCGAATTTACCAGCGTATCATTTGTTTCCAGTAAAGAGCTGTTTGCTCGGGTTAACTCTAAACATCCAATAATGGTAACCGAAGTCGTCCCAAACCCCTTGTTATGCCAAGCCATGTTATGTAAAACATTTCGTCGCATGGTTAAGCTCAAACCACACTTAAAAGTCGATCACATTTTATTTGAGGGCTACCTTAACGCACTGGTCTTTACACGTGCAGCAGCACAGTGCAAAGAGTCATACTCGGTGCAATGCTTACTCGATAAGTTACCTTGGGTTCTTGAGCATGACCGTGACTTGAAAATGCTTTTTAAACTCTCAAAACAGCAAAAGAAATTGCCGGTATATCGTTCATATTCACCATAA
- the uvrD gene encoding DNA helicase II — MDVSELIDGLNDKQREAVAAPLQNMLVLAGAGSGKTRVLVHRIAWLMQVEHASAYSIFAVTFTNKAAKEMRTRVEETLRSPVGGMWIGTFHGLSHRILRAHHREANLPEAFQILDTDDQVRMIRRLLKAMNIDEKKWPAKQIAWYISARKDEGQRPKDIQAYDVNEQLLLRVYTAYQDACDRAGLVDFAEILLRCYELLQRQPTLLRHYQQRFRHMLVDEFQDTNSIQYRWLKLLAGQENTMMIVGDDDQSIYGWRGAKIENIKRFLDDFSAETIRLEQNYRSTATILKASNALIQNNAERMGKSLWTDGNQGEPISIYAAFNELDEARFVVSKIRTWLNGGNALQDCAILYRNNAQSRVLEEAMLQEGLKYRIYGGMRFFERQEIKDALAYLRLLSNRQDDAAFERVINTPARGIGDKTLSHIRDCARHESMPLWYAAKAVIEQKHLAGRAATAVSRFIELIEQLDDKLTELELSEQAKTTIELSGLMAMYQAEKGEKGRARVENLEELISACGQYEPPIDEDFSSPLQGFLAYTSLESGEGQADEHEDAVQMMTLHSAKGLEFPLVFMVGVEEGMFPSQQSHEESGRLEEERRLCYVGMTRAMDKLYISHAESRRLYGQEKHHSPSRFLRELPQECVEEIRIKTQVSRPANSGRFGASVTHAAFEESGYNLGQRVLHAKFGAGTVLNYEGSGAQSRIQVNFDDVGSKWLVTTYARLQSL, encoded by the coding sequence ATGGACGTTTCTGAATTAATCGATGGCTTAAACGACAAACAACGTGAGGCAGTGGCTGCCCCGTTGCAAAATATGTTGGTTCTAGCGGGTGCTGGCTCGGGTAAAACCCGCGTCTTAGTGCACCGTATTGCTTGGTTAATGCAGGTAGAACATGCCTCAGCTTACAGTATCTTTGCTGTTACGTTTACAAACAAAGCAGCTAAAGAAATGCGAACTCGCGTAGAAGAAACATTACGCTCACCAGTAGGTGGCATGTGGATTGGCACTTTCCATGGCTTGTCGCATCGAATTTTACGCGCGCACCACCGTGAAGCGAACTTACCAGAAGCATTTCAGATTTTAGACACCGACGACCAAGTTCGTATGATCCGCCGCCTGCTGAAAGCGATGAATATTGATGAAAAGAAATGGCCAGCAAAACAAATCGCATGGTATATCAGCGCCCGGAAAGATGAAGGCCAACGTCCAAAAGATATTCAAGCCTATGATGTGAATGAACAACTATTACTGCGTGTGTACACAGCGTACCAAGATGCATGCGATCGAGCTGGGTTAGTCGACTTTGCTGAGATCCTACTACGCTGTTATGAGTTGCTACAACGACAACCCACCCTACTACGTCACTATCAACAGCGTTTTCGACACATGCTGGTCGACGAGTTCCAAGATACCAATAGCATTCAATATCGCTGGTTAAAACTCCTCGCGGGTCAGGAGAATACCATGATGATTGTTGGCGATGACGATCAGAGTATTTACGGTTGGCGTGGCGCAAAAATTGAAAATATCAAACGCTTCCTAGACGATTTCTCAGCTGAAACCATTCGCCTTGAACAAAACTATCGTTCAACCGCTACCATCCTAAAAGCATCAAATGCGCTTATTCAAAATAATGCTGAGCGTATGGGTAAAAGCTTGTGGACCGACGGCAACCAAGGTGAGCCTATCTCCATTTATGCCGCTTTTAATGAATTAGATGAAGCACGCTTTGTGGTAAGTAAAATTCGTACTTGGCTAAACGGCGGAAACGCCCTACAAGATTGTGCCATTTTATACAGAAACAATGCGCAATCTCGGGTACTTGAAGAGGCGATGTTACAAGAAGGCTTAAAGTATCGTATTTATGGCGGTATGCGATTTTTTGAACGCCAAGAAATAAAAGACGCACTCGCTTATCTACGTTTGCTCAGCAACCGCCAAGACGATGCCGCGTTTGAACGTGTGATCAACACACCTGCACGTGGCATTGGCGACAAGACCCTAAGCCACATTCGCGATTGTGCGCGCCATGAATCAATGCCGCTATGGTATGCTGCAAAAGCCGTGATAGAGCAAAAACATTTAGCTGGCAGAGCGGCAACCGCTGTGTCGCGCTTTATTGAGCTAATTGAGCAGCTGGATGACAAGCTCACTGAACTAGAATTATCAGAGCAAGCAAAAACAACCATTGAACTATCCGGTTTGATGGCCATGTACCAAGCAGAAAAAGGCGAAAAAGGCCGTGCTCGCGTAGAAAACTTGGAAGAACTGATCAGCGCCTGTGGTCAATACGAGCCGCCCATTGACGAAGACTTCAGTTCGCCATTACAAGGCTTTTTGGCTTATACCTCATTGGAGTCTGGCGAAGGACAGGCTGACGAACATGAAGATGCCGTACAAATGATGACCTTACACTCAGCAAAAGGCCTAGAATTTCCATTGGTATTTATGGTGGGGGTTGAAGAAGGTATGTTCCCTTCTCAACAAAGCCACGAAGAGTCAGGCCGCCTCGAAGAAGAGCGCCGCCTATGCTACGTAGGAATGACGCGGGCAATGGATAAACTGTATATTAGCCATGCTGAAAGCCGTCGCCTTTATGGCCAAGAAAAACATCATAGCCCTTCACGCTTTTTGCGAGAGTTACCACAAGAGTGTGTGGAAGAAATACGCATAAAAACGCAAGTCTCTAGACCCGCTAATAGTGGTCGCTTCGGTGCCTCTGTTACCCATGCGGCTTTTGAAGAAAGTGGCTATAACCTAGGACAACGTGTTCTACACGCAAAGTTTGGCGCAGGTACGGTATTAAACTACGAAGGCAGTGGCGCGCAATCTCGAATTCAGGTGAACTTTGATGATGTTGGCAGTAAATGGTTGGTAACAACGTATGCCCGTTTGCAAAGCCTCTAG